The Sesamum indicum cultivar Zhongzhi No. 13 linkage group LG6, S_indicum_v1.0, whole genome shotgun sequence genomic interval GGGTGGGGGGTTTTATAGGATTGTCAATTGTGGTTTTGAGTGAAAAACAACAGAGCGGGAGGGTTTGAACATTTGggcaaattttgaaatttttggaaatAGGATGTCTCTGCCGTTGGATTGGAATGGAAACCGAGGGTGTGTGATTAATTGAGGGAGTTGGCTCGGATCGCCATCCGAATTTGTGCTGACCAGCCAATGCGAAGGCAGAATTGGGCCGCTTCGATTGGAGAACTACGGGCGTCGATTGCAAGGTAGTTTAACGGTTCAGATCTGTTTCTCTTGGAAACTCCTCGGACTATGCATCTTgcagtaaaaattatattcgaATTAGGAGTCGCAATCTGGTGGAAATCTATAATAGTGCTTGAATTTGTTTTCTGCGTGTTTTGTGAaaatagtgagagaaaaataaagataaataaatatgtgttaaaaatagtatatatacttgaatttattttttgagataatttaaaataagtatagtatgtttaatattgtgttttggaagacaaaaattactatttattgtcaaattatgttttttttatatatatttatgtaaatatatgtgtatatatatatatgtatttatgttaagACAGTTAAAAACACTTAGATAAGGTGTTTGTGAGTGATGGCAAACATTTGGCATGTTTTGACTCGTTTCAtagataatttgaaaatgaaaacaaacatagtgtatGTTTCCAACCCAATTCATTTAGTTTttggtttaatattttttaatatgagtataatataattttgtttaaattaattaaatagattatgaattttatatggGTTCTAATGGGTACTAAATGGGTTTttcatgtttaattttctattagtttatcaaaagtaattttagtaatataatacAATTGATGAAagatattagtatatattataatcatgAATTTATTATGGATCCTATATAGATTGATGATGGGTATTAAATGGGTCGGTGATGGGTTCTAAGTGGGTTGATGATACATTTTAAGTGAATTGGTGATGTACATATGGGTTGGTGATTGATTTTAAGTTCATtagaattgatttaattatactatattaCTCactacttttcatattttttatgagaaacaaattaaaagaaagtgaagaattttataaaacagtAAAAACTTGCAATTCATATGTgatcagttttttttttaataaattgacaGTATACAACTATATTGTAGATTTCGATAAACATattaaactttaatatttaataataatttataatgaactaacatgtactattattattacgattgaaaatcaacaattcaattcaattggcTTTCTAATTCCAAAAACTCACTTGTCAATTCAAAAGATTTACTTGTCATTAATCATTTGCTCGTATAGGGTTAACTTAGTCACTACACATATTGAATATTAAGTGGGTTACTCAGCATCCAACCTAAATAATATAGCATAGACGTAGGTTTTTGCCTGAACCATATTGGGTCGAACCAATTCAATCACAGAGCAAATAtgatatacttattatgtgattagtcacttttcctaaattataatcacacaacaagtgtattgcactttTCTTgtgattgattcaaatttgatcgaatcaaatctgatttagaattttccagatataacatgaaattttatataacagAACCCAGCgtagaaatcaaaatttagctcaactatatatatgggtTAACTGCTACAAGTGTACTACATTACATGAAGACGAATGCAGATAGATTGCacatatatgtacataaaaaatgtcaaagaCAGAACACAAATAAGGTTAACTAAAAGcaagacatatatataattatgtcacaCCCAATTATTTGTAAGACCGAAATCATGCAACCGGAAGGAGAACTCCCCAGCAGTATCTCGGTCCAGCATAATGGCCGCCGCTCCATCACCCTCTCTACTCTCATACTGATCATCCgtctcctcttcctcttcctcttcctcttccgTCGGCAGCGCTTGATTCTCATTATCCCTACGCGCCAAGTGAACCTCAGTCGGCAATGACGGAGGGCACACCGACATGGCTCGGGCCCTGATGCTGCCCACGTTTGCGTAGTTTGCGCTTCTGTCCCATAGGAAAACATGGAGGAGGATTGGCACCCTAGCGTGGCGGTGGAGGGAGAGCTTCTGGCTGAGTGAAACCGTGTCGAAGCATCGGATTGCGCCTGTTGGAGAAACCATCCAGGGAAGAACTTTTTGGTTGGATATTCGGGACACCACCAGGAGCCGGGAGGTTTCGGATGCCTGCTTGTACAGATTGCTCAGCCCTGACCGGGCAGACGGTGCATCGTTGTCAGTTTCGATGACTGATGATATGTGGATGAATCCCTGTTCATTCACATTTTGTAACAGAGTCAAGAATTGTGTGATAGTTATGTTGTTTAAGGAATAAGGTTCTATTGTAGTATTAGTACCTCTTCTGTTCGGCTGATGGCAAATCCGAGCTTTGTGTCGGTTTCTTTGATCTTGATCTCGATTGGAATCTCCCCTGCAAGCGGGGAGAACCATAGACGAACAGCTCTTACCACACCGATGTCTATCCCGTGGTAGTCCTCAAAACCATATATGCTGGTGTTGGCAAGATTCGACAAGTCCGAGAGCGATCCCGCGCTTACTGTGGAAGAAGCAGTATCTCCAGATATCTGAACCACGCACAGCAAATCTTAGATCAACTGTATGTTTAATTTCAAGTCAATGTTTTTGGGACTTAATTAGGTACCTTTGTAAGAAGGGATTCGGTCTGAATGTTCATGAACACAATAGGAGCCCCCGATGCCTGGGAAGCATTGATCCACGCGTGGGCTCGCGCAAGGGTGTCCTCGAGGTCGTTGTACCGGGTACCGGCTTTGTCAGAGGCTTTTGGCAAGAAGAGGATGGAGTAAAAGCTGCTTGAATTGGGAATCGACAGCATCTCACCCATCCGCCTCTCCCACGGATACGAGACGTAACCGTCTTGAAGTGGAGTTCTCTCTAGTGCACTCACCATTCTTGAGGTTCTTGAAGCTAGAATGAATGTAGTAAATTAGCAAAATTTGCCCAATATCAAGAAACATATATAGCGGAAGAAAAAGTAGATAAAGGGTTCAATTTGGAAATCATTTCAAGACACATTTACAATTGTCCAAATCCACTTTTATTACGGCGATTTGATTCACAATCAATGATCTCTAAACATAACGTCAGGTCAGACTTCACTCTGCAATACTAGACTGCAACATACAACATCATGTGTAATGCAGGAAGAAGAAACACAAGCGGTCAACGTTGTACTACGTACTAACAggtgatggacttaattataactaatgtTGAATAGGTAAATGGGAATGGGTTGAAAGAAAGTAACATGTGAGGAAAACAGACCAAAGCTTCCGAGGAAAGTGAACAGGTTGAAATGCATaacatgtatatgtatatattcgGACCACCTAATTGTCAACTACAAATATTCTTCTAGTCAAATGCTTCAAATGTATGTGGGTGCCCCTCATGGTTAGTTTACACATTCTTTTACAATATTCTTCTAAGGATTGTAATTAAGAAACTCGGCAGGCTGCAAAGCACGTTCCTCATGTCCTTTCATTCCTCTCTTTTCTCCgtttacttttcaaaattggtaaattaatttaacaccccctaaaattatgttaaattgtACATATacctcatatttttttgtaaaattacagccATATCTCTCGAGGGCTGTTAGTGcaatattttccaaaaaagtATTCGTGTAAGCTCTGtcttttaatagaaaatataattacaattataaatataacctCAAGAGGTATAGCGGTAATCATACAAAGACATGAAATGTGTTAACTTAATTTTAGGAGTGTCAATATAacttatcatttaaaataagacTCGAAACAATATCAAGCATACGGACATGTCATGCACTTTGAATCTGATCCTAGAAACTTGGAAAACCACGGcaaaaaatgaatgagaattaagggttaaatatattttacaccCTTAAATTATGGTTATCGTCGCAATCATCCCCTAAACTATGaaagataacaaaataatttgttgttaacaagataaaaatatccTTCTACTTactccctgtatttttaatttactcgATAAAGTGATGTATCTCCTTCAAAACTCATTAGaagaattataacatttaactaCAGTTAATTGACATTGTTAATAACAAATAGCCGtagtaaatagttattaacCACAACCACACAATGGTTGTTGGCGTGACTTTTGAGAGGGTTGCTATAACATTTATCATGACtaaaaatcatagcaaatgTTTTGACCATGGCTCTTTGATGctgcaaataattttttcatggcGGAAAAACTAGTTTTTTGCATcagttttatttaatcgtaGTTAATAATACTCATTTACCATAATTTCTTTAGCTATAACCACTAGTATTGTagtcaatagtaattttttttctagtgactacttttagtaattttagaattttacttattttttgtttaaaacaTAATATGTAAAATCTATAGCATTTTACAAATtgtataagattaaaaaaatatatttatgaccCCAatctatgtaatatatttgacaaggtaaattatttattttaaaaaatacatttaaataaatgtaaattgtGATGTAACTATATagaatttatacatatttttgcatactaattataaaaatcatgaatcttgggtattatttataataaataacaaattcataataatccAAATGCTTTAgaggaataattataataaacatattttaatggcgataaataataaaaaaatcttcaacataaaaattttGGACTATATTATGAAGGgaatttttgttatcttttatagtgtaaagggataaatacgactatacatatattttaagggtgaaaagtgtatttaacccaAGAACTAGTAATGGTTTCTTtcttgcttcatttttatttactttttaatggGCCACATTTCCTGCCCTGcaactacatatatatatttgcttttTAAGTAAACTTTTAgccaaaatcaaattcaaccaaactgacattaattatatgattaatacatattacccttatcatataattttaatatgctCAAACAAAGTATATGAACTATGAAATAAACGAAGATGGCGCGacaaagaataatttaatataattcttttttagaaaaaaaatgttaccATTATTGGCTATATGTTTTTTAAGGGaaaattctagtttgaattaGGTCTGGTCGAACtaaattaatgacaaaacaagtgttcttaaattatatatcaattacataacaaatatattatatttatcatataattagtctAAATTTTTCGTTCTTCATAGAgcaaataatacataaaatttgacaCAGGCTTTTTATCAATTACGCAACATAAATTTGGTCATGATGCATTAATTTGGTGTTAATAATTCTGAACCCCCTCGTGTTCAAAGAAGTCTGCTAAAAGTTCCAAGCAACGAAAAGTCAACGTTTTTACCGTACCTTGCAAATTCAAGCACTCGCTCTCCGTCCGATCAAAGAACCCGACGGCGTAATTCGGGTCGTCAATGGCCCGCAAAACGTACTGCTTCTTCCCCACCAACTGGTCGCCGGGCACGATGCACGCCTGCAATTCCGCGAGGTCGTCGGAGCCGCGCCTGACCCGGACCCGGATTGACGTCTGTTTCTGCTTGAAGGAGTTGTGGAGGATCCTCTGCACGCCGGTCTTGCCGTTCTTGAACGGCGACTTGACCGTCAGGTTCCCGATTTTTAACTCCTCCACTATGTCGCCGGTCTGCAGCATGTCGCCG includes:
- the LOC105163552 gene encoding uncharacterized protein LOC105163552; its protein translation is MPMDRSPYYSSSSDSSPFSSSGSSPAKASTVVLSIECLKGSSKADEWTGDMLQTGDIVEELKIGNLTVKSPFKNGKTGVQRILHNSFKQKQTSIRVRVRRGSDDLAELQACIVPGDQLVGKKQYVLRAIDDPNYAVGFFDRTESECLNLQASRTSRMVSALERTPLQDGYVSYPWERRMGEMLSIPNSSSFYSILFLPKASDKAGTRYNDLEDTLARAHAWINASQASGAPIVFMNIQTESLLTKISGDTASSTVSAGSLSDLSNLANTSIYGFEDYHGIDIGVVRAVRLWFSPLAGEIPIEIKIKETDTKLGFAISRTEEGFIHISSVIETDNDAPSARSGLSNLYKQASETSRLLVVSRISNQKVLPWMVSPTGAIRCFDTVSLSQKLSLHRHARVPILLHVFLWDRSANYANVGSIRARAMSVCPPSLPTEVHLARRDNENQALPTEEEEEEEEETDDQYESREGDGAAAIMLDRDTAGEFSFRLHDFGLTNNWV